A genomic segment from Anopheles maculipalpis chromosome X, idAnoMacuDA_375_x, whole genome shotgun sequence encodes:
- the LOC126560444 gene encoding protein virilizer: protein MHSAKMEVELPELLFFDTFSHDTYEQNLDLVQFPKPVYITEVRIIPLGARVHADFPGGVRLGATNPSTFHIQLYVNDLGKPGAPIFESLGELEYNQNNCIHLQCGGGGGAGGPGTGQGDEFVRRIPTDGLVLKGWYTTMTLAVYGILTTNIAEPIVSPRETTPQPTEQLLVVPDHHHHQHLLHHHHHLHHHHLHHHGGGGGGIAEPTCGGGDWIQEPPMPGLVTTHPAETVFVQKEYPEDDSEDAPKDPRPYARRVAAAAAAVIAHPPLPASAASPPEPIYEPLEAGKILPGDCELSIPEKRPKVCLPSGRPVEPVAPPYAYERSPRPRRHSSREDFSSRSPSLCKDYGPKQQRDQWSHSPDYVEQPVQPPSHPPLPPPTPSVATSSGSVGHRTSRRLRSGSFERMRREPSFERMEKEDRRHTIRPRSPIDSPRRPRSPDRNESSPEEEEEDEEDEDEEEEEEVVDDVDDVEDVELDDDIDMDGSFHRTNGAKYGGKQRGSILMMEPSIEPPRMQQQQQQPPQSVKQHPTSSSSNRGLSHSHHHSHSHHHYQHGHSHQHSSHHHHHHHHRHQHHHHQQQQHQPERVISSPPPPVHLPPAVTLTPVASPTTITFTTAPDDDAISVTEQFEPILSDEEIPEDFDFEPEGSTIGTPGYDPIDEPAVKPFDPFSTTLDRYAPPGRTGELVHYLGHGEQKLVRQFEQLLAQERYGREATTSFEQESAEWKERFVDYAEQLVHLLGQLLSKDDVRDAIHQQLDRWIQSGWVGVTDRLVNCVCIGLDFQRAMVQPQPAFKLRHMKSGIRLAEYLGPHESFIGLLLHTRDHFKLFDRLLGLYSQPHMALSIKLMIVRTIYACLDTRKAVHHFLSPSYNGYQLLLDLLQENPSTRLSFALKSLLRKISLYENLELIRSTVEELYLRAVVSKSEGKEEKKQTDHDLLELLRSSLTELTGAISLHEVSLAQPKRFLPVSAKFEIHKDISSSLNVSRTVVQFFKIHRLVESMVLLLDLPITPPALCELIYNLLACMLKSMPKLRYLVDSLPCTNLLLRWLFQRLPPATNGGCGGGVLSDTPITELARPHLLGVELVYKVKAIYHLDAIAATCVGPRGNDSAIAAARRNDELEEERDRLVDNLHALYELACGPGRRFVVEVLSMDDNLAILLERIEREQRSPGGKDEGGPMTIGAATKHKSPIVGYCVDLVDCTVRHGEAVGYLAQHGPALLALAKQHEQFEPSVSATLHELAVYLKPLELHDLFAYIEIGPLVELMRRSLEYVTAFPGDLITALRLVRLLGIPPYDDYEQPGGHAEFKYKYTLLQFYSADGQVLLLSILDKLTHHFDQPAIHTSSLASQQGVLLTQLLCPLVYILRKLVTNLIECRNTEFRDLTLIEPLLRTYTLMQCVPITSAAGPDARQVQRETVRILLAYTQPTPPEGLDTNNVHKSLWTQMVGELVRFTLAGPNYFLPGLLVLSELLPLPLPIHCRQPLLPAELGRLIQERQLWSAHLHPQSPAIGELIQTLCTSSYTPLLAVLSRVCLQLSDLAPNMTLLISKSLADLIVQEPLLPGGLASTSHARLVSFLATLVCHASVKISVLSILPGRIMDMLMGVLLNGGQTPAHQQTQQHIYLTFQSLFDADIALMFGDSIDPALQLACSLPPKDIIETFCGACAVNVSCADISVGVLTAALRTMLLLTEHDTTFVILMSNMTRKRDGWCAVLNKFWRKAKESPHTYRALFALLAEFWRSLVALETDGCVNLPRRTIKLPLEQLGQLMPLYEDSAEEVLSPMLSFVEELIALFKEHSKKDSNVELNDGDSSDATGGPMESSTPSATNTVDSLSDNLSFLLQQIQMALAVPGVDPSKQSAPTPIDWNTVTVDPLPQAEGIVTQYGSRSVYLLTENCEEQLKATDWLGFTPSDDDLEREQIPCDLQDLAKVCLSGDTNLTADCKRLLHLSASPHSNRDRLTTAPCFRTRRVEVEPSTGRPEKKIFATPLRGRGFSRTPTTRGDLFRSRPPNTSRPPSLHVDDFLALETCGAQPTGPTGYNKLSRDIITIRGTNRSRGRNFPDRGARAGGVGGGGGGSSNGGSGGSGGSGGGHWQNTSSGSSGGNGGGNVGSGGGGGGSSNCWSSSSGSSQMHDGGGVGGGSGGGGPGGGGGGSKHFGHILSGGGVGPNGAGGGSGGGGNSGHYREPPSHFGGSQRPRSGRGFNRYSVRVYGRQI, encoded by the exons ATGCACAGCGCAAAGATGGAGGTCGAACTACCGGAACTGTTGTTCTTCGACACATTTTCGCACGACACGTACGAG CAAAATCTGGATCTGGTGCAGTTCCCGAAACCGGTCTATATTACTGAGGTGCGCATCATCCCGCTCGGCGCACGAGTCCATGCCGACTTTCCGGGCGGTGTACGGTTGGGCGCTACCAACCCGTCCACCTTCCACATACAGCTGTACGTGAACGATCTCGGCAAACCGGGCGCACCGATCTTCGAGAGTCTCGGTGAGCTCGAgtacaatcaaaacaattgcATCCACCTGCAatgcggcggcggcggtggcgcCGGCGGGCCGGGCACGGGACAGGGAGACGAGTTTGTGCGTCGCATCCCGACCGATGGGCTGGTGCTGAAGGGTTGGTACACCACGATGACGCTTGCCGTGTACGGCATACTGACGACAAACATTGCCGAACCGATTGTGTCACCGCGCGAAACAACGCCCCAACCGACCGAGCAGCTGCTGGTGGTGCCagatcaccaccatcatcagcatttgctgcaccaccatcaccatctaCACCATCACCATCTGCATCATCATGGCGGAGGTGGTGGAGGGATTGCAGAACCGACATGTGGTGGGGGCGATTGGATACAGGAACCTCCGATGCCGGGTTTGGTAACGACACACCCGGCCGAGACGGTGTTTGTGCAGAAGGAGTACCCGGAGGATGACAGTGAGGATGCACCGAAGGATCCGAGACCGTACGCGAGACGGGTAGCGGCAGCAGCTGCGGCCGTTATCGCCCATCCACCGCTACCGGCGAGTGCGGCGAGTCCACCGGAACCGATCTACGAACCACTGGAGGCGGGTAAAATCCTTCCCGGTGATTGTGAGCTATCGATACCGGAAAAGCGTCCTAAGGTATGCTTACCTTCGGGGAGACCAGTAGAACCGGTGGCACCACCGTACGCCTACGAACGTTCACCCCGGCCCAGGCGGCACAGCAGCCGGGAAGATTTTTCTTCCCGTTCGCCAAGTCTCTGCAAGGATTACGGACCAAAGCAACAACGCGACCAATGGTCACACAGTCCGGATTATGTGGAGCAACCGGTGCAACCTCCGTCCCACCCGCCActgccaccaccaacaccatcggTCGCTACATCATCGGGTTCGGTGGGGCATCGCACATCACGCCGGCTCCGAAGTGGTTCGTTCGAACGAATGCGTCGTGAACCATCGTTCGAGCGGATGGAGAAGGAGGACCGGAGGCATACGATCCGGCCCCGTTCGCCCATCGATTCACCACGCCGGCCACGTTCACCCGATCGGAATGAATCATCaccggaggaggaggaagaggatgaggaagatgaggatgaggaggaagaggaggaggtggTCGACGATGTGGATGACGTGGAGGATGTAGAACTCGACGACGATATCGACATGGACGGAAGCTTCCACCGGACGAACGGTGCCAAGTACGGTGGAAAGCAGCGTGGCAGTATCCTCATGATGGAGCCATCGATTGAGCCACCCCgcatgcagcagcaacagcagcaaccgccCCAATCGGTGAAGCAACATCCAACATCCTCTTCCTCCAATCGCGGTTTGTCCCACTCACACCATCATTCACATTCGCATCATCACTACCAACACGGTCACTCGCACCAACATTCttcccatcatcaccatcaccaccaccaccgccaccaacaccatcaccaccaacagcagcagcatcaaccggAACGTGTTATTTCTTCCCCACCACCCCCGGTGCATCTACCACCTGCTGTTACGCTAACGCCCGTTGCATCACCGACGACAATCACGTTCACCACCGCACCGGACGACGATGCCATCTCCGTAACGGAACAGTTCGAACCGATTTTGAGCGATGAAGAAATTCCGGAAGACTTCGACTTTGAGCCGGAAGGCAGCACAATTGGAACGCCCGGATACGACCCGATCGATGAGCCAGCGGTAAAACCCTTTGACCCGTTCAGCACAACGCTGGATCGTTACGCACCGCCAGGCCGTACCGGTGAGCTGGTACACTATCTGGGTCACGGCGAACAGAAATTGGTACGCCAATTTGAGCAGCTACTTGCTCAGGAACGGTACGGCCGCGAGGCGACCACTTCATTCGAGCAGGAATCCGCCGAATGGAAGGAACGGTTCGTCGATTACGCGGAACAGCTCGTGCACCTGTTAGGTCAACTCCTCTCGAAAGATGACGTACGGGACGCCATCCATCAGCAACTCGATCGTTGGATACAGTCCGGTTGGGTAGGTGTTACCGATCGGCTCGTTAACTGTGTCTGCATCGGCTTAGACTTCCAGCGTGCGATGGTCCAACCGCAACCGGCATTCAAATTACGCCACATGAAGAGTGGCATCCGGTTGGCAGAATATCTTGGACCGCACGAATCCTTCATCGGGCTGCTACTGCACACCCGAGACCATTTCAAGCTGTTCGATCGGCTGCTCGGCCTCTACTCGCAACCGCACATGGCACTTTCGATCAAGCTCATGATAGTGCGCACAATTTACGCCTGTCTCGATACACGCAAAGCGGTCCATCACTTCCTTTCGCCGTCGTACAACGGGTACCAGCTGCTGCTCGATCTGCTGCAGGAGAATCCTTCGACACGGTTAAGCTTTGCGCTTAAGTCTTTGTTGCGGAAAATTTCGCTGTACGAAAATCTGGAGCTTATTCGCAGTACCGTGGAGGAGCTGTACCTGCGTGCGGTCGTCTCAAAAAGCGAGGGTAAGGAGGAGAAGAAGCAAACTGATCACGATTTGCTCGAACTGTTGCGTAGTTCGCTGACGGAGCTGACGGGTGCGATCTCGTTACACGAAGTCTCGCTAGCGCAACCAAAACGCTTCCTACCGGTGTCGGCCAAGTTCGAGATACACAAGGACATCTCATCATCCCTTAACGTAAGCCGCACGGTggtgcaatttttcaaaatacatCGTTTGGTGGAATCGATGGTCCTCCTGCTCGATCTTCCGATCACGCCGCCAGCACTGTGCGAGCTGATATACAATCTGCTCGCGTGCATGCTAAAAAGCATGCCGAAACTTCGCTACCTGGTGGACAGCCTGCCGTGCACGAATTTACTATTACGCTGGCTTTTCCAACGGCTACCGCCCGCAACGAATGGTGGATGTGGTGGTGGGGTGTTGAGTGACACGCCCATCACCGAACTAGCCCGGCCGCACCTGTTGGGTGTAGAGTTGGTGTACAAAGTAAAGGCCATTTACCATCTGGATGCAATCGCTGCCACTTGTGTGGGACCGCGCGGCAATGACAGCGCAATAGCTGCCGCGAGAAGAAACGACGAGCTGGAGGAGGAGCGGGATCGTTTGGTGGACAATTTGCACGCCCTGTACGAGCTAGCGTGCGGTCCGGGACGACGGTTCGTGGTGGAGGTACTCTCGATGGACGACAATCTGGCGATACTGCTCGAACGGATCGAGCGAGAGCAACGGTCGCCAGGCGGAAAGGATGAAGGAGGGCCAATGACCATCGGAGCGGCTACCAAGCACAAATCCCCTATCGTCGGTTATTGCGTCGATTTGGTGGATTGTACCGTGCGGCATGGTGAAGCGGTCGGTTACCTTGCCCAGCATGGGCCAGCATTGCTCGCCCTCGCCAAGCAGCACGAACAGTTTGAGCCGAGCGTTAGTGCAACTCTGCACGAACTTGCCGTCTATTTGAAACCGCTCGAGCTGCACGATCTGTTTGCGTACATCGAGATTGGCCCTCTGGTGGAGTTGATGCGACGAAGTCTCGAGTACGTGACAGCATTCCCGGGCGATCTAATCACAGCACTCCGGTTGGTACGACTGCTCGGTATACCGCCGTACGACGATTACGAGCAGCCGGGCGGGCACGCGGAGTTTAAGTACAAGTACACGCTGCTCCAGTTTTACTCGGCCGACGGGCAGGTACTGCTGCTGAGCATACTCGACAAGCTGACGCACCATTTTGATCAGCCCGCAATACACACGTCCAGCCTGGCAAGCCAACAGGGCGTCCTGTTGACCCAGCTGCTCTGTCCGCTCGTCTATATCCTGCGCAAACTTGTCACCAATCTAATCGAGTGTCGTAATACTGAGTTCCGGGATCTTACGCTAATCGAACCACTGTTGCGCACGTACACGCTGATGCAGTGTGTCCCGATCACATCGGCGGCAGGGCCCGATGCACGCCAGGTGCAGCGCGAAACGGTCCGTATACTGCTCGCGTACACGCAACCCACCCCACCGGAAGGGCTCGACACGAACAACGTGCACAAAAGTCTCTGGACGCAGATGGTCGGCGAGCTGGTACGGTTTACACTCGCTGGCCCTAACTACTTCCTGCCCGGGTTGCTGGTACTGTCAGAATTGTTACCGCTTCCGTTACCGATACACTGCCGGCAACCGTTGCTCCCCGCCGAGCTCGGTCGGCTCATCCAGGAACGGCAACTCTGGTCCGCTCATCTACACCCACAGAGTCCGGCGATCGGCGAGCTCATACAAACGCTCTGCACGTCAAGCTACACACCGTTGCTAGCCGTGCTGAGTCGCGTCTGTTTGCAGCTGTCCGATCTTGCCCCGAACATGACGCTGCTGATCTCCAAATCGTTAGCCGATCTTATCGTGCAGGAACCACTGCTGCCGGGCGGTTTGGCAAGCACCAGCCATGCCCGGCTGGTAAGCTTTCTCGCAACGCTCGTGTGCCATGCGTCGGTCAAGATTTCCGTCCTGTCGATACTACCCGGACGCATTATGGACATGCTGATGGGCGTGCTGCTCAACGGAGGACAAACGCCGGCgcaccaacaaacacaacaacacatcTATCTGACGTTCCAGAGCCTGTTCGATGCGGACATTGCGCTCATGTTCGGCGACAGTATCGATCCGGCATTGCAGCTAGCATGCTCGCTGCCACCGAAGGACATCATTGAAACGTTCTGTGGTGCGTGTGCGGTCAACGTGTCCTGTGCGGATATTAGCGTCGGTGTGCTGACCGCTGCACTGCGCACAATGCTGTTGCTGACTGAGCATGA CACCACCTTCGTCATACTGATGTCGAATATGACGCGCAAACGGGATGGATGGTGTGCCGTATTGAACAAGTTTTGGCGCAAAGCAAAGGAAAGCCCGCACACGTACAGGGCACTGTTCGCACTGCTAGCCGAATTCTGGCGATCGCTCGTGGCGCTTGAAACCGACGGTTGTGTGAATCTGCCACGGCGCACCATTAAACTACCACTGGAACAGCTCGGTCAGCTGATGCCACTGTACGAGGACAGCGCGGAAGAGGTGCTCTCACCAATGCTTTCGTTTGTCGAAGAATTGATTGCACTTTTTAAAGAGCATTCGAAGAAGGATTCGAACGTAGAGCTAAATGATGGTGATTCCTCGGACGCCACCGGCGGACCGATGGAAAGTAGTACACCATCAGCCACGAACACAGTGGACAGTTTGAGTGATAATCTTAGCTTCCTGCTGCAACAAATACAGATGGCACTAGCGGTCCCAGGAGTGGACCCGTCCAAGCAGTCAGCCCCGACACCGATCGACTGGAACACGGTCACGGTCGATCCGTTGCCACAGGCGGAAGGAATCGTAACGCAGTACGGTTCGCGAAGCGTTTACCTGCTGACCGAGAACTGCGAGGAACAGTTGAAGGCAACCGATTGGCTTGGTTTTACGCCGTCCGACGACGATCTGGAGCGGGAACAGATCCCGTGCGACCTGCAGGATTTGGCCAAAGTGTGCCTGTCCGGTGACACGAACCTAACGGCGGACTGTAAACGGTTGCTGCATCTGTCCGCATCGCCCCACTCTAACCGGGACCGACTAACGACGGCTCCCTGCTTCCGAACTCGGCGTGTCGAAGTTGAACCAAGCACCGGCCGgccagagaagaaaattttcg CAACGCCATTGCGTGGCCGTGGCTTTTCACGTACACCCACCACCCGGGGCGATCTGTTCCGTTCCCGACCGCCAAACACTTCCCGGCCACCCTCACTGCATGTGGATGATTTTCTGGCACTGGAAACGTGCGGCGCACAACCGACCGGACCTACCGGGTATAATAAGTTGTCGCGCGATATCATCACGATACGCGGCACCAATCGTAGCCGTGGCCGCAACTTCCCCGACCGGGGAGCACGTGCCGGTGGTgttggaggaggaggaggaggaagttCTAATGGGGGAAGCGGTGGTTCCGGTGGTAGCGGCGGCGGCCACTGGCAAAACACGTCCAGCGGCAGTAGCGGTGGCAATGGGGGTGGCAATGTTGGCagtgggggtggtggtggtggcagttCCAACTGTTGGTCCTCCTCGTCCGGGTCGTCCCAGAtgcatgatggtggtggtgtcggtggtggaagtggcggtggtggaccaggcggtggcggcggcggcagcaaACACTTTGGCCATATACTATCCGGTGGAGGTGTTGGGCCGAACGGGGCCGGCggtggcagtggtggtggtggtaacaGTGGCCACTATCGAGAACCACCCAGCCATTTTGGTGGTTCGCAACGGCCACGTTCCGGCCGTGGATTCAACCGTTACAGTGTGCGGGTCTATGGACGACAGATTTGA
- the LOC126558419 gene encoding uncharacterized protein LOC126558419, with translation MQMLRERMAKLSSGMQRTIAWFKARCIASPMALIYVLHMLWPEFRPFSILFVIAIGFLWHRSAIEPCPSLKTSPLGEICGQIWALRTTRPISMVVGSVAGVLTLVYLVWNVVPLWLSLAIAGLLVYWDRWQFGGTSTFSNLPSLRDTITEQEIDEFVPELTEVSRVLLQEVGEQGADTMPLAEGTTSSAVSRSNAEEDEELFLKTLIPEASSNDFESAELSGSSSDERYFLESPVARKTGSSRLHTKHGAEKPIEFKSSHFNANSSSDSDDNMSRGLSFADDGDGVSRRRPQQQQPDMMMSATSIASNVLMDAMCKRLLEGGTLQQQSQQLPSGGFDQRNPLVASISSTIQALRGQTVQLTEEVDIESSDADEDSDFEMLNSEELNNL, from the exons ATGCAGATGTTAAGGGAAAGGATGGCCAAACTGTCCTCTGGGATGCAGCGAACCATCGCGTGGTTTAAAGCTAGATGCATCGCCAGCCCGATGGCACTCATCTACGTACTGCACATGCTCTG GCCCGAATTTCGCCCATTCAGCATTCTGTTTGTGATTGCGATTGGATTTCTCTGGCATCGCTCAGCGATCGAACCGTGTCCATCGTTAAAAACATCTCCACTAGGCGAGATTTGTGGCCAGATATGGGCGCTGCGAACGACACGTCCGATCAGTATGGTGGTTGGCAGTGTGGCAGGCGTGCTAACCCTTGTCTACCTAGTTTGGAACGTGGTACCGCTGTGGCTGTCCCTAGCAATCGCCGGTTTGCTAGTGTACTGGGATCGATGGCAGTTTGGCGGTACAAGCACGTTCAGCAATCTACCAA GTTTGCGCGACACGATCACCGAACAGGAAATTGACGAATTTGTACCGGAACTGACGGAGGTGAGTCGTGTGCTTTTGCAGGAGGTAGGTGAGCAGGGTGCGGACACAATGCCGTTGGCAGAGGGTACCACATCCAGTGCGGTTAGCAGAAGCAATGCGGAAGAGGATGAAGAACTCTTCCTGAAGACGCTCATACCGGAAGCGAGCAGCAACGATTTCGAATCAGCCGAACTGAGCGGTTCGAGCAGCGACGAACGGTACTTTCTTGAGAGTCCGGTCGCAAGGAAGACGGGTTCCAGTCGGTTACACACGAAGCACGGGGCCGAGAAACCGATCGAGTTCAAAAGTAGCCATTTTAATGCGAACAGTTCCTCCGACTCGGATGACAACATGTCACGGGGCCTAAGCTTTGCGGATGACGGCGATGGTGTGAGTCGACGCAggccacaacagcaacagccggACATGATGATGAGCGCGACCAGCATAGCAAGTAATGTCCTGATGGACGCGATGTGCAAACGTTTGCTGGAAGGAGGAACCCTGCAGCAGCAGTCACAGCAGCTTCCGTCCGGTGGTTTCGATCAACGGAATCCTCTGGTTGCCTCGATTAGTAGCACGATACAGGCTCTACGGGGGCAAACGGTACAGCTAACGGAAGAGGTAGATATCGAATCAAGCGATGCGGACGAGGATAGCGATTTTGAAATGCTCAACTCAGAGGAACTGAACAACTTATGA